TCGCAGCGCCCTACGGTCAAGTCACCGCAAGGCTGCCAGAGCAGAAAGAACCAGCACCTTGGCAGTGCTGGGACGGGCATTCGGACTGGCGGGCAGCTTGACTCGGGAAGTGGAAAGGGCGCCAGGTACGCTGAATTCTCGGGCAGTGACCTGATCGTCTGCTGAGCAGGCGGCCCGCCGTTCTCCTGCGCGCCTCACCCGCTCAACATGATCCCGAAGGCAGGCTGGTTCTGGGGTGGGTCAGGGCGCCCGACCCACCCTCGGTCCGGAAGGACTCCGGCGAACTTACCCGCGTTGCTGACATGTTCAGAGCTCAACTGCCGTTTCTCAAGAAAGCCCCAGGCCACCCTCAAGCGATCCTGCAAATTCCGGCATGCTCGCGTTCTACGCTGCTCTTGCGAGGTGGATATGAGGCAAGCCCGAACTGTTTCCCAGCTCGTCCTGCTGCTCGGTGCCCTGTGCATGACCACTCCTGCTCCTGTGAGCGCGCAGTCGGCGCTTCCGGCGCAACCGGCAGAGCCACAGCAGTTGACCCAAAAGCCACTGCTGTCGGGCCGCCTGCATGGTGTTCGCTGGGCCCTTTTTGCCCCCGGTCATGACGAGACCGAAAGCGGCACGCTGTTCCTGGCCCCACCGGGCAACGCGCAGGTGATCGGCGCGAAATATCAGGCTCAGGACGAAACGGTCGTGCTGTCTTACCGCAGCAGCGCCACACTGACCGAGGCGCTGGAAGTTCACGACCGTCAGCTGCAACAGCAGGGCTTTCAAGCTCGGAATCGACAGGTCGAGGGCCAACAGGCCCAGGTTGCTTACCACCGGCAACAGGGTCGGGTGGAGCTTCTCATCGCAGGGCAGCGGGGAACCTACCGGGTGTCCCTTGTGCTGAAGGACATCCGGCCCTAGAGCGTTTGTCCGTTCCACTGATGGAGAACAACACTCCATCAATTCCACTGTCTTGGGCAGAACGGACGCCCCCCTGGACGCCTGCCCGCTTCCATCCGCTCCAGCACAGGGTCTGCTCGCTCCCCGCGCTAAAGGCGCGTCCAGAGCTCGAGGGGCGACGCTTCGCGCGACCCGTTGGGCGGCTCTGGACGCTGCGCGGTTCCGCTCGGTCATAGACATTGATCAAAAACCGATCAATGTCTATGACAACCGCTTTAGAGCGCTGTCAGCTGCCTTTCCACGTTCAGGTCCAGAAGGTCGTGCGCCACGAGCGACCGTGGGCCGTTACCGTCCATTCTGCCCGATCAGGCGTGCGGCTTCGCACAGTGCACCGCCCGCCACGCGGGCAGGAGGCCCGTGAGTGGACGGTCGAACAGGCCTGCCTGAGGTGCGGTGCGAAACAGCTGCTCGAATACTTCCGGTTCAAAGGCAGTGGCCAGCCGCTCGGCGTAGGAATTCAGGACGTTCAGGTAATGCGCCACGCTGTAGTCCCGGACATCCTGATCGCTCAGCGTGACGGTCAGCCCGTCCTCGCGGCGATAGAAACGCACGCGGTCCCCCACTTCCCACTGTCGCCGCCCGGAGTTCAGCAGCGCCTCGTAGGGCGCTTCCTTGCGAACGTCACGCAATTTCAGGTAGTCGGCCGGGGTCTTCGTGACGCGTACGGTGGTCGTGACGTCGGCGCAGGTCAGGGAACGCGCACGCAGCCGCTGCACCGTGCGGTCGAATTCGCGGCGCACCCCTTCGACGTTTCCTTCCAGCAGGTGACGCACGGCGCCTTCCAGGAAACGCTCCGCGTAGGCTTCCGCGCGGCTGGAGCGCAGCGAGGCGCCGCGCAGGATCAGCTGGCCGTCCTCGGTCAGCAGCGCGTAGTTCTTGATCTGGTGACTGAGCATGGCGCGGTAACGCCCTTCGTACTCCAGGTTCACCAGGGGGGGCAGCAGGGCGCTGACGTCCTGCACGAGCTGACGTTCTCGCGTTTCGTCCCAGTCAGGCGGAACGCTGAAGTACACGCCGTCGGTGTCGGCTTCGATCAGGGTGACGCCCGCGCTTTGCAGGGCAGCCAGAACACACGAAAGGGTCTCCCGACCCAGGCGGGTGACTTCGTTGGCCGCATCGGGGTCACCAAAAATCGACATCGCGCCCGCCCCGAGGTACCCGTAAGCGGAATTGATGACGACTTTCATGGCGATCTGCGAAGCCAGGTGCTCTCCGGCGGCCCGCGAGCCTGCCGGTGCGTCCCGGGCGGCCTGCTTGTGTTCCAGCCGCAGGCGGGTGAGGCACTCGACAAGGTGCGAGAAGACACCCAGCGAATCAGACTTCGGTTTGATGCCGTGCGTGCGAATCAGCGAGGGATACAGGCTGGCGATGTCGGCTTTCACCACGCGCGGCAGCACCCCTTCGGCAAACAGATACGTCGCGCCGCCCTGATGGGCGGCGCCCGAGGAGGCCTGCGCGCCGGGCAGGGCGTGCCCTTCGTGCAGGTAAGCGCGCACCAGCATCGGTTCGAGGATTCCCGTGGCCGTGCCCGCGTACGGCAGGCGGTGGTAGGGCCGCGGCGTCATCTGCGCCAGCGCGAAGTACGGCGCCAGCAGCCGCTCGGCCAGCCGGGACACTTCCTGAACGTCCTGCAGCGCGTATCGGCGCACGGCGTCCGGGTCGCGCCGGTAAGTCTCGGCGATCTGGGCGCCGTCCAGGTACACGCGGTCCTCGCTTGCCAGACCGTACGCGCGCGCGAGGGCTTTCAGGCCACGGCCCGCTGCGTCGGTGTCGTGGCCGCGCGCGGCGTCCAGGGTATCGACGATCTCACGTCCCGCGCAGGTCCAGTGCGCGCGGCTGCGACCGTCCTGCACGCGCCACACGCCCCTGGGCCCACCCGCCCGGCCAATGTCGAGCGGAATACGGTGCATTTCGGCACGCTGCATCAAAAAAGGCAGATCGAAATTCATGATGTTGTGGTTCTCGATCACGTCGGGGTCGCGCTCGCGGATGAGACGCACGAACTCGCGGATCAGCGGGGCTTCGTCCTGCCCATGCGGGGCTTCCAGCACCACCTCGCAGCCACGGTTGTCGAGCACGGAAACCATGAAGATCCGCCCGTCGTGCGGACTGAGGCTGGTGGTTTCCAGATCGAATTGCAGGCGGTGCACATCATCAAAGGCCATGGCCTTGAAGTACGTGCGTCCCGTGCGGACAAGGTACTGCTCGATGGGTCCCAGCACGGAATACCCCGACAGGTCGTGCAAACTCACCACCGCCCGCCCCAGGCGTCTGGAGGCCCCGCGCAACAGCTCCCGGCGCAGCCTCCGGCCGTCGTGTGCGTCGATCAGAAAACGCAGCGAACCCGCCGGACCGCGCAGTTGCCGGAAGGACACCGGGGCGCGCGGATCGTCTGCCACGAGCTGTTCTTCCAGGTGTTCGACGTCGCGCAAATCGCGCGCGAACACGAAAGGACGAAAGCGCGTACGTTCCAGCCGCACGCGCGTCCCGTCGCGGCGCCACACCAGCGCCAGGCCACTCCAGTCACAATGAACGCTGACAATGCCCGGGGTGGGGTCGGCGCCGTGCAGCCAGGGGTCAAGGTGAGACGAAGCGCGGTCTGAGAACACCCTTTCATCATGCCTTCTTTCATCATGCTTTCTGCCTGCCGACCGTACGCGATCAAGCGCCGAGGCGCGCTTCCCGCTACCCTGAAAGGCATGAAGCCGCACGTCGTCAGGACACCCCGGTGAAGCTCGACGGCCTGCACTCGCTGCGCGAACTGCTGGGCAGCGCTCAGGCCGGTCGGCCGCTGTTCATCGTGACCGGTCGGCTTCCCGGGCAACTGTGGCAGGTGACCTACCACGCAGGTGACGGGGTCGAGAACGTGGTGGTGGCGCGTGCGTTGCTGGAAGCCGACGGAGCGGTCGTCGCCAGCGTGCGGCGGGCCAAAAGTGCCGATATCAGCGCCGCTTTTCTGTCCTGGCAGGATGACCCGCACGTTCCCCTGCTGAAGCGCGACCTGGCCGGTGGAGGTGCCTGGAGCGCGCAGGTCACGCTGCTCGCCGCCTTTCCGCTCGTGCAACCCCTGCAAGACGGTCCGGACGTCCGCGCCGCGCTGGACGCCTTTGCGCGCCGGGACGACGCCGAGTGGCGCTTTCGGGGCGTGCGCGTCCTGGCCTACCAAGGCAGGCTGCTGGCCTACGCTGCGGATGACGCCGCCCTGCGCGCCCTGCTGCGTCCTTTGTTGCTGCAGGTGCCCGACGCCGTTCTCCGGACATCGGGTGAGGTGCCCGAGCCTCCCGGGGAACAACCCGGCATGCACATAAGACGCCGGGTCCGGCGTCTTATGTGAGGCGTTTTTTTGCCCGTCAGGGGAGGCTCACCCGAAAACGACACAGGCCGGGCTTCAGCCGCCCACCACGAGCGCCTCGAGGATTCGCAGGGCGGGCACCGCGCCAGGCTGTTCCAGCGTCATGGCGCGCAACAGGCCCAGCAGTTCACGCTGCAATGTCCGGTACTCCGTGTTCGGCAGCGCCACCCGACCGACGTCCTGCAAGTGCAGCCCGAAACGCCGCGAGGTATACGCCGCGACGCGCAGGCCCTTCTCGTCCGGACGGGCGCCGGGCAGGAGGGCCGTACGCTGCGCTCCGGGAAACGGAGCACCCGCGCCGAAGAATACTCCGGGGTGTTCCAGGGTCAGTGCGAGCGCCATCCCGAGCGTGGCGGCCGTCTGTGGTCCGCCGTTCCAGACCGTCACTCCGCACACCTGCAAGGTGACCAGCTGTTCGCGCACATCCCAGTGAAGCGGCGTCTCCCCTGCCCCACGCAGCCAGTGCGCCGCGCTGCCCACGTCCGCAGGCAGCGCCGTGTGACCCGCGAGACGCACGGAGAAGTGTTCGGCTTCGCGTTTCAGGTGCAGCGCTCCTGCCTGCAGTTCGTGCAGCTCACCGCCGGAAAGAGATGCGCGCACCACGAACGCCGCAGCGTCACGAACGTCTTGCATCGTGACTTCGCGCTCCCCTCGCGGTGTCACGGCGAACACACGCTCCTCCTCTCGCAGAAAATGCATGCCGTGCATCATCCCGCATCCGGGAGCGTTCTATGGTGACGTGTTTCCCCTCACGCGGGGCGTCCTCCCGTATGGTGAGGTCCGAGTGCCCACAGGGCGCCTTGGGAGCCGCATGAAGCCCAGTGAACTGCAAGACACCCTGCACACCCTCATCGATCGACGCCTGCTCCTGACCGTCATGCTGTGGGGCAAACCCGGCATCGGCAAAAGCGCCATCGTGCATCAGGTCGCCCGGACGCAGGGGCTGCAGGTCGTCGATACCCGCATCAGCCAGCTCGCCCCCACCGATTTGCGCGGTCTGCCCGTGCCCGACCTCGAGCGGGGCGTGGCGCGCTGGCTCGCGCCGCAGTTTCTGCCCCGCGAGCAGAACTGCATCCTGTTTCTCGACGAACTCAATCTGGCCCCGCCCGTCATGCAGGGCATCGCGCAGCAGCTGATCCTCGACCGCCGCGTGGGTGATTACGAGGTACCCGAGGGCGTGTTCATCTGGGCTGCCGGGAACCGCAAGGAAGACCGCGCGGCAGTGTTCGACATGACGCGACCCGTCGCGAACCGCATGATTCATTATCACCTCGAGGAGCAGCTCGACGATTTTCGTGCGTACGCCATGCGGGCCGCCGTTCCCGAGCAGATCATCGCGTTTCTGGGATACCGCCCCGCCCTGCTGCACGACATGAGCGGACCTGGCCTCGCCTTTCCGAGCCCACGCAGCTGGGAAATGGCCGGGCAGCTTCACGCGGCAGGACTGCCGGTGGGTGCGGCGGTGGGGGAAGGTGCGGCGGGTGAGTTCGAGAGCTTCCTGCGGGTGTACGGCCACCTGCCCGACGCGGCGCTGATCCTGGCGCGCGGCGCGGCGTCCGGGATACCCTTTCCGCGTGCCAGCGACGAGCGCTGGGCGATCACCACAGCCCTGGCACTGCGGACCCGCACGCCCGAAGAGGCCGGGAACGCGCTGAAGTGGATTGGGGCAGCGCACCTGGAGTGGATGCAGCTGACCGCCAGCCTGATCATGCCGCGCCTGCGCGCCGAAGGACTCCTCACTGCGTTTGCGCTGCTGCTCACCACCGACAGCGCCCTGGAGCAGCTGATGGACCAGTACACCGACGTGCTCTCGTGACACGGACGCTGCAGGCACGTTTGCAGCGGGCAGTGATTCAACTGCGTGCCCGGCATCCTTTCTTCGGGGTGCTGGCCTTGCATGCCGAAGCGCAGGAGGCAGAGGAGCTGCACGGGCGACCCGTGCGTACGGCCTGCACCGACGGTCGGCGGGTGTACGTCAATCCCGACTTCGCGGCGCGGCTCTCCGATGACCAACTCAGCGGCCTGCTGGTGCACGAGGTGCTGCACGCCGCGCTGCGTCACGTTCCGAGAAGCGCGGGGCGTGACGCGGCGCGCTGGAACGTCGCAGCCGACATTGTCGTGAACGGCCTGGCAGTTCAGGACGGGCACCAGCTGCCCCCGGGAGCGGTGAGGCGGACGACGCTCGAACACCTCAGCGTCGAGGAGGTCTACGGATTGCTCTCGCAGCAAACGCCCCCGGAATTGCCCGAGGCACATCGGGATCTGTTCTGGCCGGGCAAGGAGAACGCAGGTGATGTGGCAGAGCTGGACCGCTTCTGGCAGGCGGCCCTGCAGAATGCGGCAGTGACGGCGCGGCTCCAGGGCCGCCTGCCTGCCGTCGCCGAGCGTGCCTTGCAGTGGGCCGAACCACAAATCGACTGGCGCGGAGTGCTGTGGCGTTATCTGACGCCGAGCCGCACGGATTTCGGCGACCTCGACCGCCGTCACTTGCACCGCGGACTGTATCTGGAGGAACTGATCAGCCTCGACTTGCACGTCGCGCTCTGTGTCGACACCTCGGGCAGTGTCTCAGAGCGGCAGTTGAGCGCCTTCATGGGAGAAGTACGCGGCATTCTCCGCAGCTTCCCGCACCTCTGCGCGCGGCTGTACTTCTCGGATGTGGCGCTGCACGGTCCGTACGATGTGCAAGAGAGCGGCACCTTGATGACACCGAAAGGCGGAGGTGGCACAGACTTCCGGGCGTTCTTCCGGGCGACGGAGGACGCCACGTTGAGGGTCTACCTTACCGACGGACACGGCCGTTTTCCGGAAACGGAACCGCCCGGCGACACGCTGTGGGCCGTGCCACCGGGTGGACTGCCCGACGAGCGGTTTCCGTTCGGGCAGGTGCTGCGCCTTCTCTGAAGCAGTCAGCAACGGGGCGCGCCCCGGAGCGACCGGTCATAAATGACGAAAGCGGCCAATCCTGGCCGCTGATAAAAACAATATAGCGTCATATGCATTCCGCGTCAAGTTATGCGCCCGAAAAGCGGACAAAAGTGGTTAGGGGTATACAGAAGGGATGGGAAAGGCTGTTCCAGACGTGAGTCTGCTGAGCAGTTACGCGGAGGGCTACCACGACCTGTTCCACGAGCCTCGCCGCCATGCAGGCTCCCCAGCCACCCTCAACAGCATTCGCCATCCTGGGAACGAAGGTCCGCTACGGAATTGCTGCGGCGTCCCGCTGCATGATTCCAGCTTGCACGGCTTCACCAATAATCCGTTGTGCCAGCTGCCAGAACTCCGGAAATTCTCGCAGGTATTTGTGCTTGAGCTGCAATACCCGTCTGGCCGTCAGTTCAGGATGTGCTGCCGAGCCTCGCCCCCCTTTGCCCCACGTCAGAAGCATGGGTTGAAGCGCGTCCAGGGCTCTGGCAAAACGGGCTTCAACGGTCTGCCAGGCTTCGAACTCATCCCACAAACTCCGGAAATACCGCTCCTGCGTACTGGAAAGTATTCCGAAGAGCTTTTCGGCCGCTTCCCGTTCTTTTTCCGCGACCTGGATCAGGTGTTGATCAGGCGTATCAAAATGCGTGTCGCCTGCGTAGATTTCCACGAGATCATGAACAATCAGCAACTCCACGACACGCCCGATATTTGTTCCTGGTGGCGCGTACTCGCCAAGCGTCAGGGCTGTTAGAGCGAGGTGCCACGAGTGTTCCGCGCTATTTTCCGTTCGGCTGCCATCATGCAGCAGGGTGCTTCGGAGAACTGTTTTCAGTTTGTCGCACGTCAGCAAGAAATCGACTTGGGTATCCAGGTGCTCCATGACCGAGTGTAGGACCAGAAGACTCCGAGCAGACCTGTGGAGTCACAGATTTCTTACCCAAAGCTTAGATCTGGCTCAAACAATGGTAACCCCTGGCATAACTGCGCATGAATAACAGCTGCATACAAGTGCCTGAACAAAAAGTCACGATGGAGCGCGGAGGGCGCCAGCAGTACAGTGCGTCCCCAGGAGGACCTATGCATTTCAAACATTCATTCCGTCCGTTGATTGGTACTTCGCTGGCGCTGGCCCTTGCCGCTTGCGGTCAGCAACCCATCAGCTCCACATCGCAAGCCCCGCAGAGCACGAGTCCGACTCCGACCAGCACCGCAAAGCCGGCAGCTTCCGGTGACATCGAACGCACCCTTGCCCTGCCCCCCACCGACGGCTTCGGCATGAAGCTGCGTGTGGATGGACAGGGCAACCTCTACACCCTCCTCACCCGAATTCTCGAGGAGGGAGAAGGCAATGACGGACGCTACGAAAGCATTCTCCGCAAGCATACCCCTCAGGGAAGTCTGGAATGGGAAAAAACCTTCGCGCAAATCTCCCCCATCGACTTCGCCGTCAATCGGCAGGGAGCGGTCGCATTCATCGGCAACCGGTTGGAAGATACCCCCTGCGACAACCCGCTCAAACACCTGTACCTGTGCGATTACACGGGCATCACCCACAAATTCGACACGCATGGGAACGTGGTCTTCTCTGTCGAGCGTCCCTCCGGGCGGACCTTCGACAATCCCTCTTTCACTGCCGTGGCCATCGGTGAAGCGGGCGGCGTGTACACCTACGGGCACGGGCTGGCGCAACAGTTTGACGACGCCGGGAAGGCGGTCTGGAAAACAGTCCTGCAAGGCAGCAACTTCCATCCGAAACTCACCGTAGATTCTCAGAACAACGTGTACTTCGTTCGTTCGAACGATACTGAAACAAACCGGCAGATGGTGTTTCTGACAAAGCTCGATGCTGGGGGGCAGATCCAATTCTCGCGTGACTGGGGACTTGGCGTATTCAGCGTTCCCGAAGCGCTGGGATTGAGCAGTGACGGAAACGTATACACCTTGTGGCGGAGCCTCCAGGAAGGCACGACCTACCGTGCCTTCCTGAAGAACTACGCTCAGAACGGCACCTGGAACTTCAATCAGGAAGTCGGAAAGACCACGGTCGGTGGCTTCCCGCCGATTCAGGGCATGGTCGTGAGCGGTCAGAGCGCCTACCTGTACGGCTCTCAGGTGGATTACGACAGCGGCAGCCCGACCCGGGACACCCCCTACCTTGCGAAACACGACGCGAGTGGAGCGCGCGTGTGGACCAAGGACCTGCGTTCCATGCTGCGAGGAGGGACAATTGATGATGTCACCTCCGGGCCGGATGGGAAACTGTATGTGGTGTACGGAAGTGGCGAGGAATACCACGTCGCCATCATGACTCCTTGAGTGATGAAACGCTCAGGTGGCTGCGCAGCTGGCCGGGTGGGCCACACGTGAATTGCCAGCCGCAGGCCCGACAGCGAAAGCGCTGCTTGCCGCTCGTGACGTGGCGGTTCTTGACGACGCAGATCGACTGACAGCGGGCACAACGCGTCGTGTTCATACTCCATTCAACACCCGTCATCCTCTGAAAGCACGACCGTTTGAATGCATAACTTGACAGGCAGTGCATAACACGCTATTTTATTTTTATCAGCGGCCAAAAGGCCGCTTTTTTGATGGATTGCCTGCTTGCATGGTCTTCCTGTGAACGCAAGCGGGTGCGCGGCGCTTACACTGGCGCAATGAGACGTCTTTCTGCCAACAAAGTCCTGCAGCTGAGCATCATCGCTGCGCTGCTGTGTCTGGTCATCGGCGTTTGGGTGTTCGTGGCGACCCGCTCCTGGTGGACGGTCCTGCCCCTGGCACTGGCGTTCTGGTTTGCTCTCGACGCCGGGCGGGCACGCGGCTGGCAGGACCCCGAGAACCCCGACTCACCGCGTTCGGGGTGAGGGCCCTCTTCGAACGCGTTCCGGGATGGGGCCGCATGCCTTGAGGCCCTCCTCACCCTCACGTGGCGCCCGTGCGCTGGAGTGAAGGGATGCACGACGTTCCCTACCTCGACACGGCACACCTGCTGACCTTTGGTGAGGCGCAGGAGGCCTACCGGTTGGCTCGGCTGTTCGACCCCGACCGCCGCTGGACAGCGCTGCTGTATCTCGCGACCCTTACGCCCTACCTGTGGGAAGCAGTTCGGCCACACCTCGACTTCGAAGGTGATTTTGCCGACCTGGAACAGGTCAGCGGCATCACGCGCGGCGAAGCGCTGGTGTTGGGGCTGGCCAGCAACCTGTTCCGCATGGAGGGTGCCGTGGACATGACCGAACTCGCCGACGGCCTCGACGACGAGGTGTGGGACATTGCGCTCACCGCGCTCAGGCTTTACCGCGACAGTTGAGCCTCACGGGCGTCAAGGAGCCCGTCGGCGCTATCTTGCGGAAGTGACGCGCCCGCAAT
The Deinococcus peraridilitoris DSM 19664 genome window above contains:
- a CDS encoding vWA domain-containing protein, with translation MTRTLQARLQRAVIQLRARHPFFGVLALHAEAQEAEELHGRPVRTACTDGRRVYVNPDFAARLSDDQLSGLLVHEVLHAALRHVPRSAGRDAARWNVAADIVVNGLAVQDGHQLPPGAVRRTTLEHLSVEEVYGLLSQQTPPELPEAHRDLFWPGKENAGDVAELDRFWQAALQNAAVTARLQGRLPAVAERALQWAEPQIDWRGVLWRYLTPSRTDFGDLDRRHLHRGLYLEELISLDLHVALCVDTSGSVSERQLSAFMGEVRGILRSFPHLCARLYFSDVALHGPYDVQESGTLMTPKGGGGTDFRAFFRATEDATLRVYLTDGHGRFPETEPPGDTLWAVPPGGLPDERFPFGQVLRLL
- a CDS encoding HD domain-containing protein, producing MEHLDTQVDFLLTCDKLKTVLRSTLLHDGSRTENSAEHSWHLALTALTLGEYAPPGTNIGRVVELLIVHDLVEIYAGDTHFDTPDQHLIQVAEKEREAAEKLFGILSSTQERYFRSLWDEFEAWQTVEARFARALDALQPMLLTWGKGGRGSAAHPELTARRVLQLKHKYLREFPEFWQLAQRIIGEAVQAGIMQRDAAAIP
- a CDS encoding IS1/IS1595 family N-terminal zinc-binding domain-containing protein gives rise to the protein MHCLSSYAFKRSCFQRMTGVEWSMNTTRCARCQSICVVKNRHVTSGKQRFRCRACGWQFTCGPPGQLRSHLSVSSLKES
- a CDS encoding 3'-5' exonuclease; this encodes MFSDRASSHLDPWLHGADPTPGIVSVHCDWSGLALVWRRDGTRVRLERTRFRPFVFARDLRDVEHLEEQLVADDPRAPVSFRQLRGPAGSLRFLIDAHDGRRLRRELLRGASRRLGRAVVSLHDLSGYSVLGPIEQYLVRTGRTYFKAMAFDDVHRLQFDLETTSLSPHDGRIFMVSVLDNRGCEVVLEAPHGQDEAPLIREFVRLIRERDPDVIENHNIMNFDLPFLMQRAEMHRIPLDIGRAGGPRGVWRVQDGRSRAHWTCAGREIVDTLDAARGHDTDAAGRGLKALARAYGLASEDRVYLDGAQIAETYRRDPDAVRRYALQDVQEVSRLAERLLAPYFALAQMTPRPYHRLPYAGTATGILEPMLVRAYLHEGHALPGAQASSGAAHQGGATYLFAEGVLPRVVKADIASLYPSLIRTHGIKPKSDSLGVFSHLVECLTRLRLEHKQAARDAPAGSRAAGEHLASQIAMKVVINSAYGYLGAGAMSIFGDPDAANEVTRLGRETLSCVLAALQSAGVTLIEADTDGVYFSVPPDWDETRERQLVQDVSALLPPLVNLEYEGRYRAMLSHQIKNYALLTEDGQLILRGASLRSSRAEAYAERFLEGAVRHLLEGNVEGVRREFDRTVQRLRARSLTCADVTTTVRVTKTPADYLKLRDVRKEAPYEALLNSGRRQWEVGDRVRFYRREDGLTVTLSDQDVRDYSVAHYLNVLNSYAERLATAFEPEVFEQLFRTAPQAGLFDRPLTGLLPAWRAVHCAKPHA
- a CDS encoding ATP-binding protein, with amino-acid sequence MKPSELQDTLHTLIDRRLLLTVMLWGKPGIGKSAIVHQVARTQGLQVVDTRISQLAPTDLRGLPVPDLERGVARWLAPQFLPREQNCILFLDELNLAPPVMQGIAQQLILDRRVGDYEVPEGVFIWAAGNRKEDRAAVFDMTRPVANRMIHYHLEEQLDDFRAYAMRAAVPEQIIAFLGYRPALLHDMSGPGLAFPSPRSWEMAGQLHAAGLPVGAAVGEGAAGEFESFLRVYGHLPDAALILARGAASGIPFPRASDERWAITTALALRTRTPEEAGNALKWIGAAHLEWMQLTASLIMPRLRAEGLLTAFALLLTTDSALEQLMDQYTDVLS